From Kineosporia succinea, the proteins below share one genomic window:
- a CDS encoding 3-oxoacyl-ACP synthase III family protein, translating to MITSAEIEDTVTARSHGFAMPSGLVERLTGVRERRHVQPGIASSDLAAQAGLAALAKADVDPLSVDLLIYSSASHDVSEPATSAIVQHKMGARNATFADIKNACNSFLNGLDFAAASIATGRARRVLVVAGEVLSPTINWEIESSVELRTKLAALTLGDAGGAVLLEATDEENTGLLPGRFVSDGSQWELSTVMSGGNLMVRDNSRSYFECDSSALQKLAIEHIPPLIEKTVAEVGWNLDEITRIFPHQVSKGVTQALCSAIGYDQNQVTVTLDRFGNNAAASIPLALSLASEQGHLNKGDKVLLVCGAAGFTAGVMPVIW from the coding sequence GTGATCACGTCCGCCGAGATCGAAGACACCGTCACTGCCCGCAGTCACGGTTTCGCCATGCCCTCGGGCCTGGTCGAACGGCTGACGGGGGTGCGCGAGCGGCGTCACGTGCAGCCGGGCATCGCCTCCTCCGACCTGGCCGCCCAGGCCGGGCTGGCGGCGCTGGCCAAGGCCGACGTCGACCCGCTGTCGGTCGACCTCCTGATCTACTCGTCGGCGTCGCACGACGTGTCCGAGCCGGCCACGTCCGCGATCGTGCAGCACAAGATGGGCGCACGGAACGCGACCTTCGCCGACATCAAGAACGCCTGCAACAGCTTCCTCAACGGCCTGGACTTCGCGGCCGCCTCGATCGCCACCGGCCGCGCCCGGCGCGTGCTGGTGGTGGCCGGTGAGGTGCTCTCCCCCACGATCAACTGGGAGATCGAGAGCTCCGTCGAGCTGCGCACCAAGCTCGCCGCCCTGACGCTGGGCGACGCGGGCGGGGCGGTGCTGCTCGAGGCCACCGACGAGGAGAACACCGGTCTGCTGCCCGGGCGCTTCGTGTCCGACGGCTCGCAGTGGGAGCTGTCGACGGTGATGTCGGGCGGCAACCTGATGGTGCGCGACAACTCCCGCTCGTACTTCGAGTGCGACAGCTCGGCCCTGCAGAAGCTGGCGATCGAGCACATCCCGCCGCTGATCGAGAAGACCGTGGCCGAGGTCGGCTGGAATCTCGACGAGATCACCCGGATCTTCCCGCACCAGGTCTCCAAGGGCGTCACCCAGGCGCTGTGCTCCGCCATCGGCTACGACCAGAACCAGGTCACGGTGACGCTCGACCGGTTCGGCAACAACGCCGCCGCGAGCATCCCGCTGGCGCTCAGCCTGGCCTCCGAGCAGGGGCACCTGAACAAGGGCGACAAGGTGCTGCTGGTCTGCGGCGCCGCGGGCTTCACGGCCGGCGTCATGCCGGTGATCTGGTGA
- a CDS encoding alpha/beta fold hydrolase → MITIAEGVDPRWVRSVTTPDGTWHVLDNASVLEREPIGTLLCVHGNPTSSYLWRHVIAALSTGERPWRVIAMDQLNMGWSQRTGRRRLGQRLDDLGRLTDALEIEGPVVTLGHDWGGCISLGWAVNHRARLAGVSVLNTAVHQPPGSALPFLIAAARTPGVRRLVTATTPIFLRATLAIAHPQLPARVQAGYLDPYRGASRRGGIDEFVEDIPVDASHPSWPALQHIVEGLPSLRDLPALMLWGPRDPVFTDLYLRDLRSRLPQAKVHRFEKAGHMVAEDADVAGAVRQWLEDEVVPGILGSPSVTSPTTGPDTSAAEKLWAPLEQHEQDPTAVLVEPTGHGNAQTGSFRVTSWQQLAADVHRVATGLLATGVEPGDRVALLVPPGADLTVALYACVRIGAVAVIADAGLGLPGLHRAIRGSAVRHVIAIDRGLAASRALRWPGQRISVGVPSGSLRARVLGVTAALEDLARSAFSELPAAPAADDEAMVIFTSGSTGPAKGVVYTHRQLAGVRDALLSAYGLRPDDRFVAAFAPFALFGPALGVPSVVPDMDVTAPRTLTATALAQATRALDATVIFASPAALANVLATAHELGADDRAALAGVRLLLSAGAPVPADLLGQVQKLLPRAELHTPYGMTEALLLTDVDLPELLAAGAGDGVLVGRPLPGVEIRLHPLDLDDEFTDKADVTGEIVVRARHLKERYDQLWYTQRATATDDGWHRTGDVGHFDADGRLWVEGRLAHVLHPASGFVTPYGVEQRIQTLPGVERAALVGIGPSGTQQMVAVIEAPFSELGVAAPELAASVRSVAGVDLAAVLVIAALKTDIRHNSKIDRVAVGRWAARQLAGSLS, encoded by the coding sequence GTGATCACGATCGCCGAGGGGGTCGACCCCCGCTGGGTCCGCTCGGTCACCACCCCCGACGGCACCTGGCACGTGCTCGACAACGCGTCCGTGCTGGAGAGGGAGCCGATCGGCACGCTGCTGTGCGTGCACGGCAACCCGACCTCGTCGTACCTGTGGCGTCACGTCATCGCCGCGCTCTCCACCGGTGAGCGCCCCTGGCGGGTGATCGCGATGGACCAGCTGAACATGGGCTGGTCGCAGCGCACCGGCCGGCGCCGTCTCGGGCAGCGTCTCGACGACCTGGGCCGTCTCACCGACGCCCTGGAGATCGAGGGCCCGGTCGTCACGCTCGGGCACGACTGGGGCGGCTGCATCTCGCTGGGCTGGGCCGTGAACCACCGCGCGAGGCTGGCCGGGGTCAGCGTGCTGAACACCGCCGTGCATCAGCCCCCGGGCTCGGCGCTGCCGTTCCTGATCGCCGCCGCCCGCACGCCCGGGGTGCGGCGTCTCGTCACCGCGACCACCCCGATCTTCCTCCGGGCCACCCTCGCGATCGCTCACCCGCAGCTGCCCGCACGCGTCCAGGCCGGCTACCTCGACCCGTACCGCGGGGCCTCGCGCCGGGGCGGCATCGACGAGTTCGTCGAAGACATCCCGGTCGACGCCTCGCACCCCAGCTGGCCCGCGCTGCAGCACATCGTCGAGGGCCTGCCCTCGCTGCGCGACCTGCCCGCGCTGATGCTGTGGGGCCCGCGCGACCCGGTGTTCACCGACCTCTATCTGCGCGACCTGCGCTCGCGTCTGCCGCAGGCCAAGGTGCACCGGTTCGAGAAGGCCGGTCACATGGTCGCCGAGGACGCGGACGTCGCCGGTGCGGTGCGTCAGTGGCTCGAGGACGAGGTGGTCCCCGGGATTCTCGGGTCCCCCTCGGTGACGTCCCCGACCACCGGGCCCGACACGTCCGCCGCCGAAAAGCTCTGGGCCCCGCTGGAACAGCACGAGCAGGACCCGACCGCCGTGCTGGTCGAGCCGACCGGCCACGGCAACGCGCAGACCGGCAGCTTCCGGGTGACGAGCTGGCAGCAGCTCGCGGCCGACGTGCACCGCGTCGCCACCGGCCTGCTCGCCACCGGCGTGGAACCCGGTGACCGGGTGGCCCTTCTGGTGCCCCCGGGCGCCGATCTCACCGTCGCGCTCTACGCCTGTGTGCGCATCGGCGCGGTCGCGGTGATCGCCGACGCCGGTCTCGGGCTGCCCGGGCTGCACCGGGCCATTCGCGGTTCGGCGGTCCGGCACGTCATCGCGATCGACCGGGGCCTGGCGGCCTCACGGGCGCTGCGCTGGCCGGGGCAGCGGATCTCGGTCGGCGTGCCCTCGGGCTCGCTCCGGGCCCGCGTCCTCGGCGTCACCGCGGCACTGGAAGACCTGGCCCGCTCGGCCTTCTCGGAGCTTCCGGCCGCCCCGGCCGCGGACGACGAGGCGATGGTCATCTTCACCTCCGGCTCGACCGGCCCGGCGAAGGGCGTCGTCTACACGCACCGTCAGCTCGCGGGGGTGCGTGACGCGCTGCTGTCGGCCTACGGCCTGCGTCCCGACGACCGTTTCGTGGCCGCGTTCGCGCCGTTCGCGTTGTTCGGTCCGGCCCTGGGCGTGCCCTCGGTGGTGCCCGACATGGACGTCACCGCCCCCCGCACCCTCACCGCGACCGCCCTGGCCCAGGCCACCCGCGCGCTCGACGCCACCGTGATCTTCGCGTCACCGGCCGCCCTGGCCAACGTGCTGGCCACCGCCCACGAGCTCGGCGCCGACGACCGCGCCGCGCTGGCCGGGGTGCGGCTGCTGCTCTCGGCGGGGGCCCCGGTGCCCGCCGACCTGCTCGGCCAGGTGCAGAAACTGCTGCCCCGGGCCGAACTCCACACGCCCTACGGCATGACCGAGGCGCTGCTGCTCACCGACGTCGACCTGCCCGAGCTGCTCGCGGCCGGGGCCGGCGACGGCGTGCTGGTGGGCCGGCCGCTGCCCGGGGTGGAGATCCGGCTGCATCCCCTGGACCTTGACGACGAGTTCACCGACAAGGCCGACGTCACCGGCGAGATCGTGGTGCGGGCACGGCATCTCAAGGAACGCTACGACCAGCTCTGGTACACGCAGCGGGCCACGGCCACCGACGACGGCTGGCACCGCACCGGCGATGTCGGGCACTTCGACGCCGACGGCCGGCTCTGGGTCGAGGGCCGTCTGGCCCACGTGCTGCACCCGGCGAGCGGTTTCGTCACGCCGTACGGGGTGGAGCAGCGCATCCAGACCCTGCCCGGCGTGGAGCGGGCCGCTCTCGTCGGCATCGGGCCCTCGGGCACGCAGCAGATGGTGGCCGTGATCGAGGCGCCGTTCAGCGAACTCGGCGTGGCCGCACCGGAACTCGCCGCCTCGGTGCGGTCGGTGGCCGGGGTGGACCTCGCGGCGGTGCTCGTGATCGCCGCGCTGAAGACGGACATCCGGCACAACTCCAAGATCGACCGGGTCGCGGTGGGACGGTGGGCCGCGCGGCAGCTGGCGGGTTCCCTCTCGTGA
- a CDS encoding NAD-dependent epimerase/dehydratase family protein: protein MRILVTGAGGMLGGGVARSLAERGDDVTVFQRRASSLGLPEINGDVTDPSAVRRAVEGMDAVVHLAAKVNVTGAWAEYEAVNIGGVRHLVDALRAAGTPRLVHVSSPSVAHHGRALVGAGAGPADPLRARGNYARSKAAGERIALAADSPSLAVVAVRPHLVWGPGDTQLVGRIVQRARAGRLPLIGSGAALIDTTYVDNAVDATVAALDRIGTAHGRALVVTNGEPRPVADLFARLCRAAGVRPPARRVPFPLAWVAGAAVEGAWALSGRHDDPPLTRFLAEQLATAHWFDQRETREVLGWTPAVPLEEGFGRLADWYARA from the coding sequence GTGAGGATCCTGGTCACCGGGGCCGGCGGGATGCTCGGCGGTGGGGTCGCGCGCTCGCTGGCCGAACGTGGTGACGACGTCACGGTTTTCCAGCGGCGGGCATCGTCGCTGGGGCTCCCCGAGATCAACGGTGACGTCACCGATCCGTCGGCGGTGCGCCGGGCCGTCGAGGGGATGGACGCGGTGGTGCACCTGGCCGCGAAGGTGAACGTCACCGGGGCCTGGGCGGAGTACGAGGCCGTGAACATCGGCGGTGTGCGGCATCTCGTCGACGCGCTGCGCGCAGCCGGAACCCCCAGGCTGGTGCACGTCTCGTCGCCGTCGGTGGCCCATCACGGCCGGGCGCTGGTGGGTGCCGGCGCCGGGCCCGCCGACCCGCTGCGGGCTCGGGGCAACTACGCCCGGTCGAAGGCCGCCGGTGAACGCATCGCGCTGGCCGCCGACTCCCCCTCGCTCGCGGTGGTGGCCGTGCGGCCGCACCTGGTCTGGGGGCCGGGCGACACCCAGCTGGTCGGGCGCATCGTGCAGCGTGCCCGGGCCGGGCGGCTCCCGCTCATCGGTTCCGGCGCCGCGCTGATCGACACCACCTACGTGGACAACGCCGTCGACGCGACCGTGGCCGCGCTCGACCGGATCGGCACCGCGCACGGCCGGGCGCTGGTCGTGACCAACGGCGAACCCCGGCCGGTGGCCGACCTCTTCGCCCGGCTCTGCCGGGCCGCCGGGGTCCGTCCCCCGGCCCGGCGCGTGCCGTTCCCCCTGGCCTGGGTCGCGGGGGCCGCGGTCGAGGGCGCCTGGGCCCTGAGCGGCCGGCACGACGACCCGCCGCTCACCCGCTTCCTGGCCGAACAGCTCGCCACCGCGCACTGGTTCGACCAGCGCGAGACCCGCGAGGTGCTCGGCTGGACCCCCGCCGTGCCGCTCGAAGAGGGTTTCGGTCGGCTGGCGGACTGGTACGCCCGGGCCTGA
- a CDS encoding helix-turn-helix transcriptional regulator, with protein MSSTSERLLSLLSLLQARRDWPGQVLAERLDVSPRTVRRDVDRLRELGYPIAAAKGPDGGYRLEAGADLPPLLFDDEQAVALAVALRLATVSGAGVAEAATRALATVRQVMPSRLRHRIDTLDVTPIGRPQEVDPQVLMALADAVRAREVVRFDYGDVLRRAEPHHLVSRHGRWYLLGWDPEKQDWRTFRADRMSLRTPNGPRFARREIPGGDAAAFVTGRFRGAAAGTQDWPCRGTAVLNTDASTVAAFVGDGTLEALTPETCRLTLGSWSWAGLAATIARFDVDFTIEGPDELRAATAALAQRFGRATA; from the coding sequence ATGAGCTCAACGTCCGAACGGCTGCTGTCCCTGCTGTCGTTGCTGCAGGCCCGGCGGGACTGGCCGGGGCAGGTGCTCGCCGAGCGGCTCGACGTCAGCCCCCGCACCGTGCGGCGGGACGTCGACCGGCTGCGCGAGCTCGGATACCCGATCGCGGCGGCGAAGGGGCCCGACGGCGGGTACCGGCTGGAGGCCGGGGCCGATCTGCCCCCGCTGCTGTTCGACGACGAGCAGGCCGTGGCCCTCGCGGTGGCGCTGCGCCTGGCCACGGTGAGCGGGGCCGGGGTGGCGGAGGCGGCGACCCGGGCGCTGGCGACGGTGCGGCAGGTCATGCCCTCACGGCTGCGGCACCGCATCGACACGCTCGACGTGACCCCGATCGGCCGCCCGCAGGAGGTGGACCCGCAGGTGCTCATGGCTCTCGCCGACGCCGTGCGGGCCCGGGAGGTCGTGCGTTTCGACTACGGCGACGTGCTGCGCCGGGCCGAACCGCACCACCTCGTCAGCCGTCACGGCCGCTGGTACCTGCTCGGCTGGGACCCGGAGAAGCAGGACTGGCGCACGTTCCGCGCCGACCGGATGAGCCTGCGCACCCCGAACGGCCCGCGCTTCGCCCGGCGCGAGATCCCCGGCGGTGACGCCGCGGCGTTCGTCACCGGGCGGTTCCGGGGCGCGGCCGCGGGCACCCAGGACTGGCCCTGCCGGGGCACCGCGGTACTGAACACCGACGCGTCCACCGTTGCCGCCTTCGTGGGCGACGGGACGCTGGAGGCCCTCACCCCCGAAACCTGCCGTCTCACCCTGGGTTCCTGGTCGTGGGCGGGGCTGGCCGCCACGATCGCCCGGTTCGACGTGGACTTCACGATCGAGGGGCCGGACGAGCTGCGCGCGGCGACCGCGGCCCTGGCGCAGCGTTTCGGCCGGGCCACCGCCTGA
- a CDS encoding ribonuclease Z has protein sequence MSRREVVTLGTSCQIPTRERNHVATYLRLGDLGVLVDCGEGTQRQVVRAGLRTSQIDALFLTHEHGDHTYGVPGLLNRRRVEDVPGPLPVAAPAEAIERLSLLTSFATNGPEPLHEWIPAGHGEVLRLRSWTVRSAPLRHRVPTVGYRFTEDDSRTLIPAVAAEHGVTGPDLGRLQRGETVRGVSLADVSVPRPGQRVAVIMDTAVCDGALELAQGCDLLVSEATYNDDQVALAETNGHLTARQAAELAVAAGVRRLVLTHFSSRYEDLTRHLDEAREVHPDVVVACDLQVIPVPGRIEQTSSGPEGAAAPTAKT, from the coding sequence ATGAGCCGCCGCGAGGTCGTCACCCTCGGCACGTCGTGCCAGATCCCCACCCGCGAGCGCAATCACGTGGCCACCTACCTGCGGCTGGGCGACCTCGGCGTGCTCGTCGACTGCGGTGAGGGCACCCAGCGGCAGGTCGTGCGGGCGGGGCTGCGCACGTCGCAGATCGACGCGCTGTTCCTCACCCACGAGCACGGCGACCACACCTACGGCGTGCCCGGCCTGCTGAACCGGCGCCGCGTCGAAGACGTCCCGGGCCCGCTGCCGGTCGCGGCGCCGGCCGAGGCGATCGAACGACTGAGCCTGCTCACCTCTTTCGCCACCAACGGCCCGGAGCCGCTGCACGAGTGGATCCCCGCCGGGCACGGTGAGGTCCTGCGGCTGCGCTCGTGGACGGTCCGCTCGGCGCCTCTGCGTCATCGGGTGCCCACGGTCGGATACCGCTTCACCGAAGACGACTCGCGCACCCTGATCCCGGCGGTCGCGGCCGAGCACGGCGTCACCGGGCCGGACCTGGGGCGTCTGCAGCGCGGCGAGACCGTGCGCGGGGTGTCGCTCGCCGACGTCAGCGTGCCCCGTCCGGGCCAGCGGGTCGCCGTGATCATGGACACGGCGGTCTGCGACGGCGCCCTCGAACTCGCCCAGGGCTGTGACCTGCTGGTCAGCGAGGCCACGTACAACGACGACCAGGTGGCGCTCGCCGAGACGAACGGGCACCTGACGGCCCGGCAGGCGGCCGAACTGGCCGTCGCCGCGGGGGTCCGGCGCCTGGTGCTCACTCACTTCTCGTCGCGCTACGAAGACCTGACCCGGCATCTCGACGAGGCGCGAGAGGTCCACCCGGACGTCGTCGTGGCCTGCGACCTGCAGGTGATCCCGGTGCCCGGGCGTATCGAGCAGACGTCGTCCGGGCCCGAGGGGGCAGCGGCACCCACAGCGAAGACTTAG
- a CDS encoding GAF and ANTAR domain-containing protein yields MSTLPTAVLTELLSIRLQGSSLEQLLRRYIDIAQAGVPGMDDVSVTLLRNERPFTASFSSDIALRADELQYGFGYGPCLDAASSGEVLRIHDMRDEPRWPEYAEKVVRHGILSAVSVPLPLQTDLIGALNWYGREPGAPDETVEAGVEIAAHVAVAISNAVSADDNAKLAAEMQTAMASRAVIEQAKGVIMAQNRCDAEQAFEVLRIASMGRNVKLRDLARDIVTRTAKPA; encoded by the coding sequence ATGTCGACGCTGCCGACAGCCGTGCTGACCGAACTTCTGAGCATCCGTCTCCAGGGCTCCTCGCTCGAGCAACTGCTGAGGCGTTACATCGACATCGCCCAGGCGGGGGTGCCGGGGATGGACGACGTCTCGGTCACCCTGCTGCGCAACGAACGCCCCTTCACCGCCAGCTTCAGCAGTGACATCGCCCTGCGCGCCGACGAGCTGCAGTACGGATTCGGTTACGGCCCCTGCCTCGACGCCGCCTCGTCGGGTGAGGTGCTGCGCATCCACGACATGCGCGACGAGCCACGCTGGCCCGAGTATGCCGAAAAGGTGGTTCGGCACGGCATTCTCAGCGCGGTCTCGGTGCCGCTGCCGCTCCAGACCGACCTGATCGGCGCCCTCAACTGGTACGGCCGCGAACCCGGGGCACCCGACGAGACGGTCGAGGCCGGGGTCGAGATCGCCGCCCACGTCGCGGTGGCCATCAGCAACGCGGTCAGCGCCGACGACAACGCCAAGCTCGCCGCCGAGATGCAGACCGCGATGGCCAGCCGGGCCGTGATCGAGCAGGCCAAGGGCGTGATCATGGCGCAGAACCGGTGCGACGCCGAACAGGCCTTCGAGGTGCTGCGCATCGCCTCGATGGGCCGCAACGTCAAACTGCGCGACCTGGCCCGCGACATCGTGACCCGCACGGCCAAACCGGCATAG
- a CDS encoding class I SAM-dependent DNA methyltransferase, which yields MTEPDFLTATRATYETVAQAYTEAQSQALDGRPYDRAFLSLFAELVREQQGPRRVADVGCGPGHITAVLRDLGLDAFGLDISPAMLAQARKAHPELEFREASILDLTVTDTSLDGIVALFSFNTVPARYLSKAFEGFAKALRPGGLVMLSFSVRDEPTDMTTWLDHEVSLPLQRLVPEEVVRALTAAGLTVRAQLVREPHPPHETRPYATVIAARPSTWGVTA from the coding sequence GTGACCGAACCCGACTTCCTCACCGCCACCCGGGCCACCTACGAGACCGTGGCGCAGGCCTACACCGAGGCGCAGAGCCAGGCTCTCGACGGGCGTCCCTACGACCGCGCGTTCCTGTCCCTGTTCGCGGAACTGGTGCGCGAGCAGCAGGGCCCGCGCCGGGTGGCGGACGTGGGCTGCGGCCCCGGGCACATCACCGCCGTGCTGCGCGACCTCGGGCTCGACGCGTTCGGCCTCGACATCTCCCCCGCCATGCTCGCCCAGGCCCGGAAGGCGCACCCGGAGCTGGAGTTCCGTGAGGCGTCCATCCTCGACCTGACGGTCACGGACACCAGCCTCGACGGCATCGTGGCCCTCTTCTCGTTCAACACCGTTCCGGCGCGGTACCTCTCGAAGGCCTTCGAGGGCTTCGCCAAGGCACTGCGGCCGGGCGGGCTCGTCATGCTGTCGTTCAGCGTGCGCGACGAGCCCACCGACATGACCACCTGGCTCGACCACGAGGTCAGCCTGCCCCTGCAGCGCCTGGTGCCCGAGGAGGTGGTGCGGGCGCTCACCGCGGCCGGCCTCACCGTGCGGGCCCAGCTGGTGCGCGAGCCGCACCCGCCCCACGAAACCCGGCCCTACGCCACGGTGATCGCGGCCAGGCCCTCGACCTGGGGGGTTACCGCTTGA
- a CDS encoding lysyl oxidase family protein, whose translation MRVNRAVLRLTPVLVGLLAAGTFTAVRASSATVPLVDFTVLNTSTAVRRGPGEPVYLYDLGFYAVAHETVEIRTHRGASYSDPIAATLSVGEGAERATTDLPANITTNPGRLTSFFDVKVSDARGQKVRSSALEFCPNSYGRSRVEPDAAAQSPYPRSCGGSHPFALGSVLGITKGWSTPVLGDYESPLSFEAPDGTYTVKIAVARPWREVLGLTLEQATSQVTVKVSTYGTSTARSSAEHSQHMHHTHPVVDEARLSPQTAALEAARKRALGVPNVPAPNPPTGRVDAFDVNDAPKADLRSLPAYDISREVTGRPGQARKTYLNFGATVWNAGPSPLVVDGFRKPGQDVLEAYQYFFDAEGNQVGHAPAGEMQWDPRNGHNHWHFKDFASYRLLDSTRKKAIISGKEAFCLAPTDAIDLTVDDAQWRPASTDLDTACGQSNKNLLSIREVLESGWGDTYGQYLPGQSFDITRVPGGTYYVETLANPERRLTESDYDNNSALRKVAIGGPVGGVRTIKVYPYEGVKR comes from the coding sequence ATGAGAGTCAATCGGGCCGTGTTACGGCTGACACCGGTGCTGGTCGGGTTGCTGGCCGCCGGAACCTTCACGGCGGTGAGGGCGTCCTCGGCGACCGTCCCGCTGGTCGACTTCACCGTGCTCAACACCTCGACGGCCGTGCGCCGGGGGCCGGGCGAGCCGGTCTACCTCTACGACCTCGGCTTCTACGCGGTCGCCCACGAGACGGTCGAGATCCGCACGCACCGTGGCGCCTCCTACTCCGACCCGATCGCGGCCACCCTCAGCGTGGGCGAGGGGGCGGAGCGCGCCACCACCGACCTCCCCGCGAACATCACCACGAACCCCGGCCGGCTCACCTCCTTCTTCGACGTGAAAGTGAGCGACGCACGGGGCCAGAAGGTCCGGAGCTCGGCTCTGGAGTTCTGCCCGAACTCCTACGGCCGCAGCCGGGTCGAGCCCGACGCGGCGGCCCAGTCGCCGTACCCCCGCTCGTGCGGCGGCTCCCACCCGTTCGCCCTCGGCAGCGTCCTCGGCATCACCAAGGGCTGGTCCACGCCGGTGCTCGGCGACTACGAGAGCCCGCTGTCGTTCGAGGCCCCCGACGGCACCTACACGGTCAAGATCGCCGTGGCCAGGCCCTGGCGGGAGGTGCTCGGCCTGACCCTCGAGCAGGCGACCTCGCAGGTCACGGTCAAGGTATCGACCTACGGCACGTCCACCGCCAGATCGTCGGCCGAGCACTCGCAGCACATGCACCACACGCACCCGGTCGTCGACGAGGCCCGGCTGTCGCCGCAGACGGCCGCCCTGGAGGCCGCCCGCAAGCGCGCTCTCGGCGTGCCCAACGTGCCCGCCCCGAACCCGCCCACCGGCCGGGTGGACGCCTTCGACGTGAACGACGCGCCCAAGGCCGACCTGCGCTCGCTGCCCGCCTACGACATCTCCCGCGAGGTGACCGGGCGCCCGGGGCAGGCCCGCAAGACCTACCTCAACTTCGGCGCCACGGTCTGGAACGCGGGCCCGTCGCCGCTGGTGGTCGACGGGTTCCGCAAGCCCGGCCAGGACGTGCTCGAGGCCTACCAGTACTTCTTCGACGCCGAAGGCAACCAGGTCGGCCACGCCCCGGCCGGTGAGATGCAGTGGGATCCGCGCAACGGTCACAACCACTGGCACTTCAAGGATTTCGCCTCCTACCGCCTGCTCGACTCGACCAGGAAGAAGGCGATCATCAGCGGCAAGGAGGCCTTCTGCCTGGCGCCCACCGACGCGATCGACCTGACCGTGGACGACGCGCAGTGGCGTCCCGCGTCCACCGACCTCGACACCGCCTGCGGTCAGAGCAACAAGAACCTGCTGAGCATCCGGGAGGTGCTGGAGAGCGGGTGGGGCGACACCTACGGCCAGTACCTGCCCGGGCAGTCGTTCGACATCACCCGGGTGCCGGGCGGCACCTACTACGTCGAGACGCTGGCCAACCCCGAGCGCCGGCTGACCGAGTCGGACTACGACAACAACTCGGCCCTGCGCAAGGTCGCCATCGGCGGCCCGGTCGGGGGCGTGCGCACGATCAAGGTCTACCCCTACGAGGGGGTCAAGCGGTAA
- a CDS encoding pyridoxal-phosphate dependent enzyme: MLATYPTPLDPAPRLAEAIGLNPGDLYVKRDDLIGLGGGGNKVRKLEHTVRQALDRRATVLVTSGAAQSNHARLTAAAAAKAGLRAVLVLEGHETPAVGNLLLDRLFGAEIVWAGDLRPADLGERVRAEAERLTGLGERAEVIPFGGSSVLGAKGYEECGHELRQQLPDLHTVVTALGSGGTMAGLVRALGPGKVYGVDVGAVPDPRAVVAALLPDPGIDLRIRAAAGAYGVLAPAVKEAMTLVARTEGIVLDPVYTGRAAAGLVEAVREGLIEPGRTTVLLHSGGLPGLFGHPEASEIYV, encoded by the coding sequence ATGCTGGCCACCTACCCCACGCCCCTCGACCCCGCGCCGCGACTGGCCGAGGCCATCGGCCTGAACCCCGGCGACCTGTACGTCAAGCGCGACGACCTCATCGGCCTCGGCGGGGGCGGCAACAAGGTGCGCAAGCTCGAGCACACCGTGCGCCAGGCTCTCGACCGCCGGGCCACCGTGCTCGTCACCAGCGGCGCCGCCCAGAGCAACCACGCCCGCCTCACCGCCGCGGCCGCCGCCAAGGCCGGGCTGCGGGCTGTGCTGGTGCTCGAGGGGCACGAGACGCCGGCCGTCGGAAACCTGCTGCTCGACCGGCTCTTCGGGGCCGAGATCGTCTGGGCCGGTGACCTGCGCCCCGCCGATCTGGGCGAGCGCGTGCGGGCCGAGGCGGAACGGCTCACCGGGCTGGGGGAGCGGGCCGAGGTCATCCCGTTCGGTGGGTCGAGTGTGCTCGGGGCCAAGGGCTACGAGGAGTGCGGACACGAACTGCGGCAGCAGCTTCCCGATCTGCACACCGTCGTCACCGCCCTGGGGTCCGGCGGCACGATGGCCGGGCTGGTGCGCGCGCTGGGGCCCGGGAAGGTCTACGGGGTCGACGTCGGAGCGGTGCCCGATCCCCGCGCCGTGGTCGCGGCCCTGCTGCCCGACCCGGGCATCGACCTGCGGATCCGGGCGGCGGCCGGTGCCTACGGCGTCCTCGCTCCAGCGGTGAAGGAGGCCATGACGCTGGTGGCGCGCACCGAGGGCATCGTGCTGGATCCGGTCTACACCGGGCGTGCCGCGGCCGGGCTCGTCGAGGCGGTGCGGGAGGGTCTGATCGAACCCGGCCGTACGACCGTGCTGCTTCATTCCGGTGGGCTTCCAGGGCTTTTCGGGCATCCTGAGGCGAGTGAGATCTACGTCTAG